The following coding sequences lie in one Arachis stenosperma cultivar V10309 chromosome 5, arast.V10309.gnm1.PFL2, whole genome shotgun sequence genomic window:
- the LOC130979140 gene encoding AAA-ATPase At2g18193-like, which translates to MSSYMASLSSSFTNFRSASSWFEVYAAFSTLMIILRTAVNDIVPEKLRSSIAKKLESFFFPTHKPNNLVSIRINQRWDGQHGEHNELYNAASKYLPTRISETYKALRLAKLNSHKGLMLAIDANQEVIDEFEGIRYTWTLDLGSDQNADSSKSDKDPAFVLNFNEKHRDTVMKRYIPHLLATCEAMDAADMSIKIFSMAHGYWNESELCHPATLDTLALDPELKRTIVDDLDRFLKRKEFYKKVGKPWKRGYLLYGPPGTGKSSLIAAIANYLKFNVYDLELDSITSNESLMLLMRSTTSRSIIVIEDIDCNKEVHVRRRQQEDFGDTDIESVQHDDAAPEIIKVDKFTLSALLNYMDGLWSGYGEERIIIFTTNHKDKIDPALLRPGRMDMHIHLSFLRAKAFRILASNYLDIPGDQPHPLFQEIEDLLDTTDVTPAVVAEQLIRSEDPDVALDGLFKFLQEIHNSGKSRDSAETLEI; encoded by the coding sequence ATGAGTTCATACATGGCGTCTTTGTCTTCTTCCTTCACAAACTTTCGATCCGCTTCCTCATGGTTCGAGGTCTACGCCGCCTTCTCCACTCTCATGATCATTCTGAGAACAGCTGTCAACGACATCGTGCCGGAGAAGCTCCGCTCCTCCATTGCCAAAAAGCTCGAGTCATTCTTCTTCCCCACGCACAAACCAAACAACCTCGTATCCATCAGAATCAACCAAAGATGGGATGGCCAACACGGCGAACACAACGAACTCTACAACGCTGCTTCCAAGTACCTCCCAACCAGAATATCCGAAACCTACAAGGCCCTCAGATTAGCCAAATTGAACTCTCACAAAGGCCTCATGCTCGCAATCGACGCCAACCAAGAAGTAATCGACGAATTCGAAGGGATCCGGTATACTTGGACTCTCGATTTAGGCTCCGACCAAAATGCCGACTCCTCGAAATCCGATAAGGATCCGGCGTTTGTTCTAAACTTCAACGAGAAGCACAGAGACACCGTGATGAAGAGGTACATTCCGCACTTGCTTGCAACCTGCGAGGCCATGGATGCAGCGGACATGAGCATTAAGATATTTTCAATGGCGCACGGGTATTGGAACGAGAGTGAGTTGTGTCACCCTGCCACGCTGGACACGCTCGCTTTGGATCCTGAATTGAAGCGAACCATTGTGGATGATCTGGACCGGTTCTTGAAGAGGAAGGAGTTCTACAAGAAAGTGGGTAAGCCTTGGAAACGTGGCTACTTGTTGTACGGTCCTCCTGGAACGGGGAAATCTAGCCTCATTGCTGCCATTGCGAATTACTTGAAGTTCAATGTGTATGACTTGGAGCTGGACTCCATTACCTCCAACGAGAGCCTGATGCTACTGATGAGGAGTACAACCAGTCGTTCCATCATCGTCATTGAAGACATTGACTGCAACAAGGAGGTCCATGTTCGTCGCAGACAACAAGAAGACTTCGGGGACACTGATATAGAGTCAGTCCAGCATGACGATGCTGCCCCTGAAATTATAAAGGTTGACAAGTTTACCCTCTCGGCTTTGCTCAACTACATGGATGGCTTGTGGTCAGGCTACGGAGAGGAAAGGATTATAATATTCACCACGAACCACAAAGACAAGATTGACCCGGCATTGTTGAGGCCAGGCAGGATGGACATGCACATTCACTTGTCCTTCCTCAGAGCCAAGGCGTTTAGAATATTGGCCTCTAATTATTTGGACATTCCGGGGGACCAGCCTCATCCCCTGTTTCAGGAAATTGAGGACTTGTTGGACACAACAGATGTCACTCCAGCGGTGGTGGCAGAGCAGTTGATCAGAAGCGAAGATCCTGATGTTGCTTTGGATGGACTCTTTAAGTTCCTTCAAGAGATACACAATTCAGGCAAAAGTAGAGATTCCGCTGAGACTTTAGAGATTTGA